Proteins encoded together in one Bactrocera neohumeralis isolate Rockhampton chromosome 4, APGP_CSIRO_Bneo_wtdbg2-racon-allhic-juicebox.fasta_v2, whole genome shotgun sequence window:
- the LOC126754778 gene encoding programmed cell death 6-interacting protein isoform X2 gives MTEKKFNSKMPSASASAVNNSNNNNNAAAAKAEREERLRSALKAFVLKERQRKKEEYDAKEEEERLRKERDELDHQNDVSLEDTRDKIAKLDQQIKDLHNQKQQLFLQLKKVLNEDENRKKQQKDNELFAMQALQAQQVNVAPLPPQVFIPPVRMQHHPIPIIPKPVANQPVKRTRSPSPPSHQTYYKNAAYPQPKIDDGRRGAEYSRVAWSKPPAQYQGPGALFYPATGNAPPPQPDGRGPAIIYPYGLPIRQGFHLDLQSAPSAPVSKSDQAPSKPAQVYHISLDAPPISQSGPVSSVPPGVQSQKPQVTMEKINDRYHPDVKHDGPPSHGPPHQLPEGVVYTPMMPGMTLHPNIMQISSNPGQNPKSGSSITQGYATGRGAAAAHEHMARQPQIMQGQPGQPPQQQINYTRRMY, from the exons ATGACAGAGAAgaaatttaattctaaaatgCCATCTGCTTCGGCCTCAGCTGttaataatagcaataataataataacgcaGCTGCCGCCAAGGCTGAAAGGGAGGAGCGCCTCAGATCAGCGCTCAAGGCATTCGTCCTTAAGGAACGACAACGTAAAAAAGAAG AATATGATgcaaaagaagaagaggaacGTCTGCGAAAGGAGCGTGATGAACTTGATCATCAGAATGATGTCTCACTTGAAGATACACGTGACAAAATTGCCAAACTTGACCAACAAATTAAGGATTTGCATAATCAGAAGCAGCAGTTATTTTTACAGTTAAAGAAAGTATTAAACGAAGATGAAAAccgtaaaaaacaacaaaaagataaCGAATTATTCGCAATGCAAGCTTTGCAAGCACAACAAGTAAATGTTGCACCGCTGCCACCACAAGTTTTTATACCACCCGTTCGTATGCAGCACCACCCAATACCCATTATACCCAAG CCTGTAGCAAATCAACCGGTCAAACGAACGCGAAGTCCATCACCTCCGTCGCACCAAACTTACTATAAAAATGCGGCCTATCCTCAACCGA AAATCGATGATGGTCGTCGTGGCGCTGAATATTCCCGAGTTGCATGGAGTa AACCACCTGCACAGTATCAAGGACCCGGTGCATTATTCTATCCCGCAACAGGTAATGCACCACCACCACAACCAGATGGACGCGGTCCAGCTATAATATATCCATATGGCCTACCAATACGACAGGGCTTCCACCTAGATCTGCAGTCAGCACCCTCTGCACCTGTGTCAAAATCAGATCAGGCACCATCGAAACCAGCACAAGTCTATCATATTAGTTTGGATGCACCACCCATATCACAATCTGGGCCAGTTTCATCTGTACCGCCAGGTGTGCAATCGCAAAAACCACAAGTTACAATGGAGAAAATCAATGATCGTTATCATCCTGATGTAAAGCACGACGGACCACCAAGTCATGGACCACCGCATCAATTGCCAGAAGGTGTTGTGTACACACCAATGATGCCTGGCATGACGCTACATCCCAACATTATGCAAATTAGTAGCAATCCAGGGCAG AATCCCAAATCAGGGTCAAGTATAACCCAGGGCTATGCAACTGGCCGTGGTGCTGCTGCCGCACACGAGCATATGGCGCGTCAACCGCAAATAATGCAAGGCCAACCGGGACagccaccacaacaacaaataaattataccAGACGTATGTACTAA
- the LOC126754778 gene encoding uncharacterized protein LOC126754778 isoform X1, whose amino-acid sequence MTEKKFNSKMPSASASAVNNSNNNNNAAAAKAEREERLRSALKAFVLKERQRKKEEYDAKEEEERLRKERDELDHQNDVSLEDTRDKIAKLDQQIKDLHNQKQQLFLQLKKVLNEDENRKKQQKDNELFAMQALQAQQVNVAPLPPQVFIPPVRMQHHPIPIIPKPVANQPVKRTRSPSPPSHQTYYKNAAYPQPKIDDGRRGAEYSRVAWSSKNLFYFNNFFLTKNFSVKYLEPPAQYQGPGALFYPATGNAPPPQPDGRGPAIIYPYGLPIRQGFHLDLQSAPSAPVSKSDQAPSKPAQVYHISLDAPPISQSGPVSSVPPGVQSQKPQVTMEKINDRYHPDVKHDGPPSHGPPHQLPEGVVYTPMMPGMTLHPNIMQISSNPGQNPKSGSSITQGYATGRGAAAAHEHMARQPQIMQGQPGQPPQQQINYTRRMY is encoded by the exons ATGACAGAGAAgaaatttaattctaaaatgCCATCTGCTTCGGCCTCAGCTGttaataatagcaataataataataacgcaGCTGCCGCCAAGGCTGAAAGGGAGGAGCGCCTCAGATCAGCGCTCAAGGCATTCGTCCTTAAGGAACGACAACGTAAAAAAGAAG AATATGATgcaaaagaagaagaggaacGTCTGCGAAAGGAGCGTGATGAACTTGATCATCAGAATGATGTCTCACTTGAAGATACACGTGACAAAATTGCCAAACTTGACCAACAAATTAAGGATTTGCATAATCAGAAGCAGCAGTTATTTTTACAGTTAAAGAAAGTATTAAACGAAGATGAAAAccgtaaaaaacaacaaaaagataaCGAATTATTCGCAATGCAAGCTTTGCAAGCACAACAAGTAAATGTTGCACCGCTGCCACCACAAGTTTTTATACCACCCGTTCGTATGCAGCACCACCCAATACCCATTATACCCAAG CCTGTAGCAAATCAACCGGTCAAACGAACGCGAAGTCCATCACCTCCGTCGCACCAAACTTACTATAAAAATGCGGCCTATCCTCAACCGA AAATCGATGATGGTCGTCGTGGCGCTGAATATTCCCGAGTTGCATGGAGTagtaagaatttattttatttcaataatttttttttaactaaaaatttttccgTAAAATATTTAGAACCACCTGCACAGTATCAAGGACCCGGTGCATTATTCTATCCCGCAACAGGTAATGCACCACCACCACAACCAGATGGACGCGGTCCAGCTATAATATATCCATATGGCCTACCAATACGACAGGGCTTCCACCTAGATCTGCAGTCAGCACCCTCTGCACCTGTGTCAAAATCAGATCAGGCACCATCGAAACCAGCACAAGTCTATCATATTAGTTTGGATGCACCACCCATATCACAATCTGGGCCAGTTTCATCTGTACCGCCAGGTGTGCAATCGCAAAAACCACAAGTTACAATGGAGAAAATCAATGATCGTTATCATCCTGATGTAAAGCACGACGGACCACCAAGTCATGGACCACCGCATCAATTGCCAGAAGGTGTTGTGTACACACCAATGATGCCTGGCATGACGCTACATCCCAACATTATGCAAATTAGTAGCAATCCAGGGCAG AATCCCAAATCAGGGTCAAGTATAACCCAGGGCTATGCAACTGGCCGTGGTGCTGCTGCCGCACACGAGCATATGGCGCGTCAACCGCAAATAATGCAAGGCCAACCGGGACagccaccacaacaacaaataaattataccAGACGTATGTACTAA